In Fibrobacter sp. UWB2, the following are encoded in one genomic region:
- a CDS encoding FeoA family protein: MCLSELQENQKGLIQKINGDSRFISRVVSMGLPPSSPFLVLQNDGRSPVLVYSHDTMIAINRKECMQIDVEMA; this comes from the coding sequence ATGTGTTTGTCTGAATTACAGGAAAATCAAAAGGGCTTGATTCAAAAGATTAACGGGGATTCCCGCTTTATTTCTCGCGTGGTTTCGATGGGGCTTCCGCCAAGCAGTCCGTTCTTGGTGCTGCAAAATGATGGACGTTCTCCAGTTCTCGTGTATTCGCACGATACGATGATTGCGATTAACCGCAAAGAATGCATGCAGATTGACGTGGAGATGGCATGA
- a CDS encoding biopolymer transporter ExbD — translation MAKRRRRISLDMTPLIDCVFLLLVFFLVTSVFKQDKSVLKLLLPETSSEVKQEVSEGFFIELSETEIAINGELATVEILKNKSAAVQNKKAPVALKIDKKTPYEKVAEVLDVLQMEKIYNIQFVNELKKE, via the coding sequence ATGGCTAAAAGACGTCGTCGCATATCGCTGGACATGACGCCACTGATTGACTGCGTGTTTTTGTTGCTCGTCTTCTTTTTGGTGACGTCGGTTTTTAAGCAGGATAAATCTGTCCTCAAGCTTTTGCTGCCCGAGACTTCGAGCGAAGTCAAGCAAGAAGTTTCTGAAGGATTCTTTATAGAACTTTCAGAAACCGAAATCGCCATCAACGGTGAATTGGCGACAGTTGAAATTTTGAAGAACAAGAGCGCTGCCGTGCAAAACAAGAAAGCGCCGGTGGCCTTGAAAATCGACAAAAAGACTCCTTACGAAAAAGTCGCAGAAGTCTTGGATGTTCTCCAGATGGAAAAGATTTACAACATACAATTCGTCAATGAATTAAAAAAGGAGTGA
- the feoB gene encoding ferrous iron transport protein B, with protein sequence MRTIALLGQPNSGKSTLFNALTGSHQHVGNWPGKTVERAEGFFTQGEELYRVVDLPGSYGLTANSAEEVVTRTYIEHGYADIVCIIVDASQLERSLYMLADFAGVKSPVMLVLNMMDVAEQKGKKIDVQKIEKLLNIPVLDFTAANLDDYPKFFETLNRALEKKAKISSEKIRDIVEREGEKSRVENLKKLEDLIAPLKFDNRERFWVASKLLENDSLVRSEVETAVTPEHWKQIKEILDAEGSDGGLLTGEAKYRFVSEVLRDASEGEEKSMKLSRFDKIATHRIWGKIVAFFILVLTLAVSMMIAVPIIASCFGLQHVAEPLVVQMCEKFGWWPSVASFINGVIIGGLSVTVAMMSFVFAILVTFGLMEDTGYLARSSYVFDSWLSRLGLHGKAFMPLFSGLACTGGAVCGTRVLDTRGQRLFAMVLLWSIPCGSKVAVVLFLASVFFGSAAPLFGLVYVAMIFASFLLSSKLFGNKLMPVNERVGMIMELPPYHKPHWKILLKTVARNVWAVFKKAIAVIWFVSLLFWLISYSKDGNVEHSVLYTIGNAIEPFTQIFGMRWQLFISYIGGIFSKEASLGVMSVVFSSTTDAFSLVARNEAGANLGEMMRAVVTIPEALAFIFASMFNIPCVLAMGTTYRETHSLKWMLAIAGYYFAISLGLAFIVYHIALWVL encoded by the coding sequence ATGAGAACGATTGCTTTGCTGGGACAGCCGAATTCCGGCAAGTCCACTCTTTTTAATGCATTGACGGGTTCGCATCAGCATGTCGGTAACTGGCCCGGAAAAACGGTGGAAAGGGCGGAAGGCTTTTTCACGCAGGGCGAAGAGCTTTATCGCGTTGTCGATTTGCCGGGTAGCTATGGGCTTACGGCAAACTCTGCCGAAGAAGTTGTGACGCGTACTTACATTGAACACGGTTACGCTGATATTGTCTGCATTATCGTTGACGCTTCGCAACTAGAACGCAGCCTTTACATGCTTGCAGATTTTGCGGGCGTGAAAAGCCCGGTGATGCTTGTGCTCAACATGATGGATGTGGCCGAGCAGAAGGGCAAAAAGATTGACGTCCAGAAAATCGAAAAGCTTTTGAACATTCCGGTGCTTGACTTTACGGCGGCAAATTTGGACGACTATCCGAAATTCTTTGAAACGCTGAATCGTGCGCTTGAAAAGAAGGCGAAGATTTCGTCGGAAAAGATTCGTGACATTGTTGAACGCGAAGGCGAAAAGTCTCGTGTTGAAAATCTGAAAAAGCTTGAAGATTTGATTGCTCCTTTGAAGTTTGACAATCGTGAAAGATTCTGGGTTGCATCAAAGCTTTTGGAAAATGATTCGCTTGTGCGTTCGGAAGTCGAAACGGCGGTGACTCCGGAACATTGGAAGCAAATCAAGGAAATTCTGGATGCTGAAGGTTCTGATGGCGGACTTTTGACGGGTGAAGCGAAGTACCGCTTTGTCTCTGAAGTTCTCCGTGATGCGTCTGAAGGCGAAGAAAAGTCGATGAAGCTTTCTCGCTTTGATAAAATTGCGACGCACCGCATCTGGGGTAAAATTGTCGCGTTCTTTATTCTCGTGCTTACGCTTGCGGTGAGCATGATGATCGCAGTCCCGATTATTGCAAGCTGCTTTGGACTCCAGCATGTTGCAGAACCGCTTGTTGTTCAAATGTGCGAAAAGTTTGGCTGGTGGCCATCTGTAGCATCGTTCATCAATGGCGTTATCATTGGCGGTCTTTCTGTGACTGTCGCCATGATGAGCTTTGTCTTTGCGATTCTCGTGACATTTGGCCTGATGGAAGATACGGGCTACTTGGCGAGATCTTCGTATGTGTTTGACTCGTGGCTTTCAAGGCTTGGTTTGCATGGCAAGGCGTTTATGCCTCTGTTCTCTGGGCTTGCTTGCACGGGCGGCGCCGTTTGCGGTACGCGCGTGTTGGATACACGTGGACAGCGCTTGTTTGCGATGGTGCTTTTGTGGTCCATTCCGTGCGGCTCAAAAGTTGCCGTAGTGCTTTTCCTTGCTTCCGTTTTCTTTGGCTCGGCGGCTCCGCTGTTTGGCTTGGTTTATGTAGCGATGATTTTTGCATCGTTCTTGCTTTCGTCTAAACTTTTCGGAAATAAGCTGATGCCGGTGAATGAACGCGTGGGCATGATTATGGAACTTCCGCCGTACCACAAGCCACATTGGAAAATTTTGCTCAAGACGGTTGCTCGCAATGTCTGGGCGGTTTTCAAGAAGGCGATTGCGGTCATTTGGTTTGTGTCCCTTTTGTTCTGGCTTATTTCGTATTCGAAAGATGGAAATGTGGAACATAGCGTGCTTTACACCATTGGCAATGCGATTGAACCGTTTACGCAGATTTTCGGTATGCGCTGGCAACTGTTTATTTCGTATATCGGCGGAATCTTTAGCAAGGAAGCGTCGCTTGGCGTGATGAGCGTTGTCTTCTCGAGTACAACTGATGCGTTCTCGCTTGTTGCCCGTAATGAGGCGGGTGCAAATCTTGGCGAAATGATGCGTGCCGTGGTGACCATCCCGGAAGCTCTTGCATTTATTTTTGCATCCATGTTCAATATCCCTTGTGTACTTGCAATGGGTACAACGTATCGTGAAACGCATTCCCTTAAGTGGATGCTTGCAATTGCGGGTTACTACTTTGCAATTTCGCTTGGTTTGGCGTTTATCGTTTACCACATTGCGCTGTGGGTGCTTTAG
- a CDS encoding DUF1302 family protein, with protein sequence MFKKTVFALLSAAFALSAHAQEDELSLQLNGFVDSYHALQVQSPHKIMSSRTRLRLEMRANYGEASLFSSVNLAYNSLIKDQSGAFLREAYFDYAGKYLEVKAGRQIITWGVADGLRLTDLISPMDYTEFMANDYDDIRVPVNAINLKYPGESFSAELVFVPVPEYFVMPSGEDNPWTMPLPANTSMDLSGTPEKRLKNSEVGGRLRFFLENLDFSLTALRTFNKSPVTIASFDPETKSAVIKGVYEPMNVVGGDVSIPAGELVIRGEVAAYFGEPIALENSRDYWLRKTFNALLGIDWYAGDNWTFMFQYMHKVVMDYREVLGTEQNTSMLTARISKELLNNTLKLSVYGMFDVDNIGFYVRPAADYLLSDQITVSLGSDILGGRRGAFKTYKKNTQIWVKGKYFF encoded by the coding sequence ATGTTTAAAAAAACGGTTTTCGCGTTATTGTCCGCAGCATTCGCCTTGTCCGCGCACGCCCAGGAAGACGAGCTTTCGTTGCAGCTGAACGGCTTTGTGGATTCGTATCACGCGCTGCAGGTGCAAAGTCCGCACAAGATCATGTCTTCGCGGACGCGCCTCCGTCTTGAAATGCGCGCGAATTACGGCGAGGCTTCGCTTTTCTCAAGTGTCAATCTCGCGTACAACAGTCTCATCAAAGATCAGTCGGGAGCGTTCCTTCGCGAAGCGTATTTCGATTATGCCGGCAAATACCTTGAAGTCAAGGCGGGCCGTCAAATTATCACGTGGGGTGTTGCCGATGGGCTCCGCCTGACGGACTTGATTTCGCCTATGGATTACACGGAATTCATGGCGAACGATTACGACGACATTCGCGTGCCTGTGAATGCCATCAACCTCAAGTATCCTGGCGAAAGCTTCTCCGCCGAACTCGTCTTTGTGCCGGTTCCTGAGTATTTTGTGATGCCCTCGGGTGAAGACAATCCGTGGACCATGCCGTTACCTGCGAATACGAGCATGGATTTGAGCGGTACTCCCGAAAAGCGCCTCAAGAACAGCGAAGTGGGCGGCCGCTTGCGTTTCTTCCTTGAAAATCTCGATTTCTCGCTTACCGCGCTGCGCACTTTCAATAAGTCGCCAGTAACGATTGCAAGCTTCGATCCGGAAACGAAATCTGCCGTGATTAAGGGCGTGTATGAGCCGATGAACGTTGTCGGTGGCGATGTCTCTATCCCGGCGGGTGAGCTTGTGATTCGTGGCGAGGTGGCTGCGTACTTTGGCGAGCCCATTGCCTTGGAAAATTCTCGCGATTACTGGTTGCGAAAGACGTTCAATGCGTTGCTCGGTATTGACTGGTACGCGGGCGATAACTGGACTTTCATGTTCCAATACATGCACAAGGTCGTCATGGATTACCGCGAAGTGTTGGGAACGGAACAGAATACGTCCATGCTTACGGCTCGCATCTCCAAGGAACTCCTGAACAATACGCTCAAGCTTTCTGTTTACGGGATGTTCGATGTCGACAATATCGGTTTCTATGTGCGCCCGGCGGCGGATTACCTGCTGAGCGACCAGATTACGGTTTCGTTGGGCTCTGATATCCTTGGCGGAAGGCGCGGTGCGTTTAAAACTTACAAGAAAAATACGCAAATATGGGTAAAAGGTAAGTATTTCTTTTAG
- a CDS encoding TonB-dependent receptor, translating to MNIRKFATVFAAFAAFAVVSAYAQDDEVTSFEDFDEPVAESNATDASNGGTSEVNAAGGSASSEDVTKLDLLSVETESEAEQAAIAKQVETVSTIDAAELQNTSKSVSKAINSASGVKVRKSGGMGSEGKINIRGMEGKNIKVLVNGVPVETQGNLGLDDIPIDQIADIEVYKGYIPARFATDGAGGAINIVTKKRPTNSVDASYSFSSFNTHKASVAASHLIDSIAGAASLEIGVSGYFNHSDNDYEFTSPYMKSSTGADTSVVRDHDHYTSYNVQAFANLMNAWFDQISLGASFGAFDKQIQGIENRIKESTSEGYNFGASFGLDKKNFFAKNLNFGDFFSFGYAENKIIDTSRVHCRNWFSCDTAQKNVGELVSMGLPRLRTVQVYDFNNLLNFDYQFIKDQKIYWNTLIKYHKENPEDDYGAKMAQFNTAGLPGEVFSITTGLSLENNFFESRLQNLLGFKFHYMKAEISNMPTSLLIEPAVESNDYNDFSYDESLMFKVAKPLSVKASYQHAVRLPTPEELFGDGIRVSAATNLKPEQADNFNFGISVDLQELPLVTRLRFDGDVFYSYYKDRIHYMNSAQMSTPYFNMNPIRAWGYEGDVKLDVNEWFLLGTNWTFQDLRNMKYTAKQGVPKKAIVPNIPRFFMNYLAEFHMGDLFGKEDFLKVWWSANYTDEYFYGWKISSRQSRKIKASFTQDVGVEYSIWDNKLGWSFEVDNITDSESFDKFGESKPGRSFATKIRYSFK from the coding sequence ATGAATATTCGTAAGTTTGCTACTGTTTTTGCCGCTTTTGCGGCATTTGCCGTTGTTTCTGCTTATGCGCAGGATGACGAAGTTACTTCGTTTGAAGATTTTGATGAACCCGTCGCGGAAAGTAATGCGACTGATGCTTCCAATGGAGGCACTTCTGAAGTAAATGCTGCGGGCGGTTCCGCAAGTTCCGAAGATGTCACAAAGCTGGACTTGCTTTCGGTTGAAACGGAATCTGAAGCGGAGCAGGCTGCTATTGCAAAACAGGTTGAAACGGTTTCAACGATTGATGCCGCTGAATTGCAAAATACGAGCAAGAGCGTTTCTAAGGCGATTAATTCTGCGTCTGGCGTGAAAGTGCGTAAGTCTGGCGGAATGGGTAGCGAAGGCAAAATCAATATCCGCGGCATGGAAGGCAAGAACATCAAGGTGCTTGTCAACGGCGTTCCTGTCGAAACGCAGGGAAATTTGGGACTTGACGATATTCCTATCGACCAGATTGCGGATATTGAAGTTTATAAAGGCTATATCCCGGCACGTTTTGCAACAGATGGCGCAGGCGGTGCCATTAACATTGTGACTAAGAAACGCCCGACAAATTCTGTGGACGCTTCTTACAGTTTTTCAAGTTTCAATACGCACAAAGCTTCCGTTGCCGCAAGCCATTTGATTGATAGCATTGCGGGTGCTGCAAGCCTTGAAATTGGTGTGTCCGGTTACTTTAACCATTCCGATAACGATTACGAATTTACATCGCCGTACATGAAAAGCTCTACAGGTGCGGATACGAGCGTTGTTCGCGATCATGACCATTACACCTCTTACAATGTGCAGGCTTTTGCGAACTTGATGAACGCCTGGTTTGACCAAATTTCGTTGGGTGCAAGCTTTGGCGCGTTTGACAAGCAGATTCAGGGCATTGAAAATCGCATTAAGGAATCAACCTCCGAAGGCTATAATTTCGGTGCTTCTTTTGGGCTAGACAAGAAGAATTTCTTTGCGAAAAACTTGAATTTCGGTGATTTTTTTTCGTTCGGTTATGCCGAAAATAAAATCATTGACACAAGCCGAGTTCATTGCCGCAACTGGTTTAGCTGCGATACGGCGCAAAAGAATGTGGGCGAACTCGTGTCTATGGGGCTTCCGAGATTGCGCACGGTGCAGGTGTATGATTTCAATAACTTGCTGAATTTTGATTACCAGTTTATTAAGGATCAAAAGATTTATTGGAATACACTCATCAAGTACCACAAGGAAAATCCTGAAGACGATTACGGCGCTAAAATGGCCCAGTTTAACACAGCGGGGCTTCCGGGAGAAGTTTTCTCGATAACGACCGGGCTTTCTCTTGAAAATAATTTCTTTGAATCTCGCCTCCAGAATCTTCTCGGTTTCAAGTTCCATTACATGAAGGCTGAAATTTCCAATATGCCGACGAGCCTTCTGATTGAACCTGCGGTGGAATCGAATGATTACAATGATTTCAGTTACGATGAAAGCTTGATGTTCAAGGTGGCAAAGCCACTTTCTGTGAAGGCTTCGTATCAGCATGCTGTGCGCTTACCGACTCCAGAAGAACTCTTTGGCGACGGCATTCGCGTGAGTGCGGCGACAAACCTCAAGCCCGAACAGGCTGATAATTTCAATTTTGGAATTTCTGTAGACTTGCAGGAATTGCCGCTTGTGACAAGGCTCCGCTTTGATGGTGATGTGTTTTATTCGTACTACAAAGATAGAATCCATTACATGAATTCTGCGCAAATGTCTACGCCTTACTTTAACATGAATCCGATTCGTGCCTGGGGTTACGAAGGTGATGTGAAGTTGGATGTCAATGAATGGTTTTTGCTCGGGACGAACTGGACTTTCCAGGACTTGCGTAACATGAAATATACGGCAAAACAGGGCGTCCCCAAGAAGGCGATTGTGCCTAACATTCCGCGATTCTTTATGAACTATCTTGCGGAATTCCATATGGGCGATTTGTTTGGCAAAGAAGACTTCTTGAAAGTCTGGTGGTCTGCAAATTATACGGATGAATATTTCTACGGCTGGAAGATTAGCTCCCGCCAGAGCCGTAAAATTAAGGCTTCGTTCACGCAGGATGTGGGCGTTGAATATTCCATTTGGGATAATAAACTGGGCTGGAGTTTTGAAGTTGATAACATCACGGATAGCGAATCATTCGATAAGTTTGGTGAAAGTAAACCGGGTAGAAGTTTTGCAACAAAGATTCGCTACAGTTTTAAATAG
- a CDS encoding RND family transporter, whose protein sequence is MSRIRINIEKVNEKFENFARFLISHRALLLVSFIALLAISIVGMKKIYVEASWDSYFIEGDPMLVETDKFKETFGNDYFVGVMVETEQSVLTPENLKLLRELSNELRDSLSYSDGKATSIVDLEYMLGTDEGMEIVQIVPEEIPTDAAGLAEIEKRLAAKPELAKKLISKDRKQAFINVKLRPFPEDSVWKAEGEAKGVKAEAPDMKTGRETSEIIAKEKYAPLHPLATGMPYLSHQKLKYIGEEMSRIFLITVLCSIIVMFLVTRSLRGIVSPLITTFAGVIMTFGLVGYLGLYMDATNIMVPVILAFAVSIAYNIHIHSFFRKNMMLTGKRKESVLYAMKETGWSVLFSGLTTIVALLSFLSVMLKPIRSVGILSSIAVGFILLVALTVSPILLSFGKDKKPNAKVLEKGDTRMGLILNNLGQFVLTHGKPIAIIFAVITAISIYGVTKMEPAFDVERTMGRKVEYVNKMLYVAESEIGSFYSYDLVIDFGENDKAKEVDNLKKLEQLQDHAQKYPLTKRSTSILDILKDLDRTLNENRQEMYAIPETEEQVAQLLLLYENAGGSEASYWMDYDYKKLRLMVEISSYNSNELQKEIEDLQKFARELYPNAKVTAVGNLPQFTAMQQYLEVGQMTSFLISVVIVAVLLMIVFGSVRTGLIGMIPNIAPGIFVGGYLGFSNIPLDMMTATLIPMIIGLSVDDTIHFINHGHVEFDRSKDYKDSILKVFRAAGPALVMTTIIMVATFAGFTTSQATQMFNFGFVVFVGLVSALLADLFVTPLLIKKFKIFGK, encoded by the coding sequence ATGTCACGGATTCGAATAAATATCGAAAAGGTGAACGAAAAATTTGAAAACTTCGCAAGGTTCCTGATTTCGCACAGGGCCTTGCTTCTTGTTTCGTTTATCGCCTTGCTTGCGATTTCTATCGTGGGCATGAAAAAGATTTACGTCGAAGCCTCATGGGATAGCTACTTCATTGAAGGCGACCCGATGCTTGTCGAAACGGACAAGTTCAAGGAAACTTTTGGCAATGACTATTTCGTGGGCGTGATGGTCGAAACGGAACAGTCCGTCTTGACGCCGGAAAACTTGAAGCTCTTGCGCGAACTTTCTAACGAGTTGCGCGATAGCCTCTCGTATTCTGACGGTAAGGCCACATCGATTGTCGATTTGGAATACATGCTCGGCACGGACGAAGGCATGGAAATCGTGCAGATCGTGCCGGAAGAAATCCCGACAGATGCAGCGGGCCTTGCCGAAATCGAAAAGCGCCTCGCCGCAAAGCCGGAGCTTGCAAAAAAGCTCATCTCTAAAGACCGCAAGCAGGCCTTTATTAACGTGAAGCTCCGTCCGTTCCCGGAAGATTCTGTGTGGAAGGCAGAAGGCGAAGCGAAGGGCGTTAAAGCCGAAGCTCCGGACATGAAGACGGGCCGTGAAACCTCTGAAATCATTGCCAAGGAAAAGTACGCTCCGCTGCACCCTCTTGCAACGGGTATGCCTTACTTGAGCCATCAGAAGCTCAAGTACATCGGCGAAGAAATGAGCCGTATTTTTCTCATTACGGTTCTTTGCTCCATCATCGTGATGTTCCTCGTGACGCGTTCGCTCCGCGGAATCGTTTCTCCGCTGATTACCACGTTCGCGGGCGTTATCATGACTTTTGGCTTGGTCGGCTATCTCGGTCTTTATATGGATGCGACCAACATCATGGTGCCTGTCATCTTGGCATTTGCCGTCTCCATTGCGTATAACATTCATATCCATTCTTTCTTCCGCAAGAATATGATGCTCACGGGTAAGCGCAAGGAATCTGTGCTTTACGCCATGAAAGAAACCGGCTGGTCAGTGCTGTTCTCGGGACTCACAACGATTGTGGCACTTCTGTCGTTCCTGTCGGTGATGCTTAAGCCTATCCGCTCCGTGGGCATCCTCTCTTCTATCGCTGTTGGCTTCATTCTCCTTGTGGCTCTTACGGTTTCGCCGATTCTCTTGAGCTTTGGCAAGGACAAAAAGCCGAACGCTAAGGTGCTTGAGAAGGGCGATACGCGTATGGGCCTCATCCTCAATAATCTCGGCCAGTTTGTTCTGACTCACGGAAAGCCGATTGCCATTATTTTTGCTGTGATTACCGCAATTTCGATTTATGGCGTCACCAAGATGGAACCCGCGTTTGACGTGGAACGCACGATGGGCCGCAAGGTCGAATATGTGAACAAAATGCTTTACGTTGCCGAATCTGAAATCGGTAGCTTCTACTCTTACGACTTGGTGATTGACTTTGGCGAAAATGACAAGGCTAAGGAAGTTGATAATCTCAAGAAACTGGAACAGCTGCAGGATCACGCCCAAAAGTATCCGCTGACAAAGCGCTCCACTTCGATTCTCGACATCTTGAAGGATTTGGACCGCACCTTGAATGAAAATCGTCAGGAAATGTACGCTATCCCGGAAACGGAAGAACAGGTGGCTCAGCTCTTGCTCTTGTACGAAAATGCCGGTGGTTCCGAAGCAAGCTACTGGATGGATTACGATTACAAGAAGCTCCGCTTGATGGTTGAAATCTCGAGCTACAACTCCAACGAACTCCAGAAGGAAATCGAAGATTTGCAGAAATTCGCTCGTGAACTTTATCCGAATGCAAAGGTGACGGCTGTGGGTAACTTGCCGCAGTTTACCGCTATGCAGCAGTATTTGGAAGTGGGCCAGATGACTTCCTTCCTCATCTCTGTCGTGATTGTGGCGGTGCTCTTGATGATCGTCTTCGGTAGCGTCCGCACGGGTCTCATCGGCATGATTCCGAACATCGCTCCGGGTATTTTCGTGGGTGGCTATCTCGGCTTTAGCAACATCCCGCTCGACATGATGACGGCAACGCTTATCCCGATGATCATCGGCCTTTCCGTGGACGATACGATCCATTTCATCAACCATGGCCATGTGGAATTTGACCGTAGCAAGGACTACAAGGATTCCATTCTCAAGGTGTTCCGCGCTGCTGGCCCTGCCCTTGTGATGACAACGATTATCATGGTGGCAACATTTGCGGGCTTTACGACTTCGCAGGCCACGCAGATGTTCAACTTTGGCTTTGTGGTGTTTGTGGGCCTCGTCTCGGCTTTGCTCGCCGACCTGTTCGTGACACCGCTTTTAATCAAGAAGTTTAAAATTTTCGGAAAATAG
- a CDS encoding MotA/TolQ/ExbB proton channel family protein, translated as MNFILDFVKQGGYIGYILVALNFIGYAIIIWKVISLIVFNKTVQPRLTDKVIHRVVTCNTDHHIITESIRTEIGLAFSPLTKGLTTVENIASISPMLGLLGTVVGIFNAFTVIAASGLDDPSAFATGIKFALVTTVLGLVVAIPHVIAFNYLNARMEQEQDEVENQVLLHLGKTLQERDAKRTESRNG; from the coding sequence ATGAACTTCATTCTCGACTTTGTCAAACAGGGCGGTTACATCGGCTACATCCTGGTTGCACTGAACTTTATCGGTTACGCCATCATTATCTGGAAGGTGATTTCGCTAATTGTCTTTAATAAAACCGTGCAGCCGCGTTTGACAGATAAAGTTATCCATCGCGTGGTGACCTGCAATACCGACCATCACATCATTACAGAAAGTATCCGCACTGAAATCGGCCTTGCCTTCTCTCCGCTCACGAAGGGCCTTACGACAGTCGAAAATATCGCATCGATTTCTCCAATGCTTGGCCTCCTCGGTACGGTGGTGGGCATTTTCAACGCATTTACGGTGATAGCGGCCTCTGGCCTTGATGATCCATCCGCTTTTGCGACGGGCATTAAGTTTGCTCTCGTGACAACGGTCCTTGGGCTTGTGGTCGCTATCCCGCACGTGATTGCGTTCAACTATCTGAACGCCCGCATGGAGCAGGAACAGGATGAAGTTGAAAACCAGGTGCTTTTGCACTTGGGCAAGACTTTGCAGGAACGTGACGCAAAGAGAACGGAGTCCCGCAATGGCTAA
- a CDS encoding energy transducer TonB, whose amino-acid sequence MTQKRIYSALSFNKAFYIGLAVAILIHIATLLNPYFKKQEISTQRPDSPVMHAEKVYIAPPPPPEAPPVVKKVVRAKIIPKVVEKPVEEQPPELEPIPEPVTETAPVAVAEPVVEAPPAPPVVKEPPKPSADSIKMVTRTYLRSLKKQLEQIKDYPATAKRLKQEGTVRVRFTILADGKIEQIEVSESSRYSSLDNSALEAVANMGKFQPIPKLLEKERWRIEIPIQYKLNAGRS is encoded by the coding sequence ATGACTCAGAAACGAATCTATTCAGCTTTGTCTTTCAACAAGGCCTTTTACATAGGGCTTGCCGTTGCAATCCTTATCCATATCGCCACACTTTTAAACCCGTATTTCAAGAAACAAGAAATCTCGACGCAACGCCCTGATAGCCCCGTAATGCATGCGGAAAAGGTCTATATCGCGCCCCCTCCGCCTCCAGAAGCGCCGCCAGTTGTGAAAAAGGTCGTTCGTGCTAAAATTATCCCGAAGGTCGTAGAAAAACCGGTCGAAGAACAGCCTCCTGAACTGGAACCAATCCCGGAACCGGTAACAGAAACGGCACCAGTCGCAGTTGCGGAACCTGTTGTCGAAGCGCCTCCTGCGCCCCCTGTGGTCAAGGAACCGCCCAAACCTTCGGCAGACTCTATAAAAATGGTGACCCGCACGTACTTGCGCTCGCTCAAAAAGCAACTGGAACAGATTAAGGATTACCCTGCGACGGCTAAGCGCCTAAAGCAGGAAGGCACGGTACGTGTGCGGTTTACCATCCTCGCCGATGGCAAGATTGAACAAATCGAAGTTTCGGAATCAAGCCGTTATTCGTCGCTGGACAATAGTGCCTTGGAAGCCGTTGCCAACATGGGCAAATTTCAACCTATTCCAAAACTTTTAGAAAAAGAACGCTGGAGAATCGAAATTCCAATCCAGTACAAACTTAATGCAGGGAGATCGTAA
- a CDS encoding outer membrane lipoprotein-sorting protein, producing MKISKIAATLVVALSAMSMAQTNARDIMVKVKNRPDGDTRSSSMEMKLVNKSGNTRVRKITSYAMDVGEDTKTIMFFLYPNDVKGTGFLTVNYDDVNKEDDKWLYLPALKKTRRISGKSSKTDYFMGSDFTYDDIGKRNVDEDTHKLLREESADGFDYYVVESTPKKEGEIFSKKLVWIRKDCDVVAKVEFYDKLGKLHRQMVSSDIKKVDGFWTVGKMEMKNVQTGHSTELLFLDPKYNIQLDSKIFSVNKLERGL from the coding sequence ATGAAAATTTCAAAAATTGCTGCGACGCTCGTTGTCGCTCTCAGTGCAATGTCTATGGCTCAGACGAATGCCCGTGACATTATGGTCAAGGTCAAGAACCGCCCGGATGGCGACACGCGTTCTTCTTCGATGGAAATGAAGCTCGTGAACAAGAGCGGTAACACTCGCGTCCGTAAAATTACTTCGTATGCGATGGACGTGGGCGAAGATACCAAGACCATCATGTTCTTCCTTTATCCGAATGATGTGAAAGGCACGGGTTTCTTGACCGTGAACTACGATGACGTCAACAAGGAAGACGACAAGTGGCTCTATCTCCCGGCTTTGAAGAAGACCCGTCGCATTAGCGGAAAGAGCTCCAAGACCGATTACTTCATGGGCTCCGACTTCACATACGATGATATCGGCAAGCGTAATGTCGATGAAGATACGCACAAGCTCTTGCGCGAAGAATCTGCAGACGGTTTCGATTACTACGTTGTCGAATCGACTCCCAAGAAGGAAGGCGAAATCTTCTCCAAGAAACTCGTTTGGATCCGCAAGGATTGCGATGTCGTCGCCAAGGTCGAATTCTACGACAAGCTCGGCAAGCTCCATCGCCAGATGGTTTCTTCGGACATCAAGAAGGTTGACGGTTTTTGGACGGTCGGCAAGATGGAAATGAAGAACGTGCAGACGGGACACTCCACAGAACTCCTCTTCCTTGATCCGAAATACAACATCCAGCTCGATTCCAAGATCTTCTCTGTGAACAAGTTGGAACGTGGGTTGTAG